The Ignavibacteriales bacterium sequence AAAAAGAATTAAAGCCGCCTCAAGAAATCAGCGACGATATGAAAGTACTGGATGATTTAACCAGTTCCGAATATAAATGGGGTTTTGTGACTGATATTGAATCGGAAACAGCCGCTAAAGGTCTGAATGAAGATGTTGTAAGAATGATCTCGAAAAAGAAGAACGAACCCGAATGGATGACCGAATGGCGGTTGAAAGCATATCGTTATTGGTTGAAAATGGAAGAACCGAAGTGGCCGAATGTGCATTATCCCAAAATTGATTATCAAAATATAAGCTACTACTCGGCTCCAAAGCAGAAACCAAAATTAAATTCTCTAAACGAAGTTGATCCCGAATTGTTAAAGACTTTCGAAAAACTTGGAATTCCGCTTGAAGAACAAAAATTTCTTTCGGGTGTTGCTGTTGATGCTGTGTTCGATTCGGTCTCTGTCGCTACAACATTCAAAGAATCGTTGAATGAAAAGGGAATAATATTCTGTTCTGTTTCCGAGGCGGTTAAAGAGCATCCGGAACTTGTAAAAAAATATCTAGGTTCAGTTGTTCCGTACACAGATAACTTCTTTGCTGCTTTGAATGCAGCAGTATTTAGCGACGGTTCATTTGTTTACATACCAAAAGGTGTACGCTGCCCGATGGAACTCTCAACTTATTTTAGAATTAATACACAAGAGACGGGACAGTTTGAGCGCACTTTAATCATTGCAGAAGAAGGCGCTTATGTAAGTTATCTCGAAGGTTGCACCGCACCTATCAGAGATACCAATCAGTTGCATGCCGCAGTAGTTGAACTGGTTGTGCTTGATAACGCAGAAATAAAATATTCGACAGTTCAGAATTGGTATCCCGGCGATAAAGAAGGCAAGGGCGGCATTTACAATTTTGTAACTAAACGAGGCGCCTGCAGAGGAAAGCATTCAAAAATTTCTTGGACTCAAGTTGAAACGGGTTCGGCAATTACGTGGAAATATCCAAGTTGTATTTTACAAGGAGATTATTCAATCGGTGAATTTTATTCTGTGGCGGTAACAAATAATATGCAGCAAGCCGATACCGGAACAAAAATGATTCATCTAGGTAAACACACAAAAAGTACCGTTGTCTCGAAAGGAATTTCTGCCGGTCGAAGCAACAACTCATACCGTGGTTTAATAAGAATTGGAAAGAATGCTGAAGGTGCCCGCAATTATACACAATGCGATTCTATGTTGATGGGTGACCGTTGCGGAGCTCATACGTTTCCATATATAGAAGTTGAAAATGATACGGCGAAAGTTGAACATGAAGC is a genomic window containing:
- the sufB gene encoding Fe-S cluster assembly protein SufB produces the protein MNNIEEKELKPPQEISDDMKVLDDLTSSEYKWGFVTDIESETAAKGLNEDVVRMISKKKNEPEWMTEWRLKAYRYWLKMEEPKWPNVHYPKIDYQNISYYSAPKQKPKLNSLNEVDPELLKTFEKLGIPLEEQKFLSGVAVDAVFDSVSVATTFKESLNEKGIIFCSVSEAVKEHPELVKKYLGSVVPYTDNFFAALNAAVFSDGSFVYIPKGVRCPMELSTYFRINTQETGQFERTLIIAEEGAYVSYLEGCTAPIRDTNQLHAAVVELVVLDNAEIKYSTVQNWYPGDKEGKGGIYNFVTKRGACRGKHSKISWTQVETGSAITWKYPSCILQGDYSIGEFYSVAVTNNMQQADTGTKMIHLGKHTKSTVVSKGISAGRSNNSYRGLIRIGKNAEGARNYTQCDSMLMGDRCGAHTFPYIEVENDTAKVEHEATTSKIGEDQIFYLNQRGIATEDAVNMIVNGFCKEVFKELPMEFAVEAQKLLAISLEGSVG